One window of Campylobacter avium LMG 24591 genomic DNA carries:
- the rpsO gene encoding 30S ribosomal protein S15 translates to MALDSAKKSQIISKFARKEKDTGSTEVQVALLSARISELTEHLKVFKKDFSSRLGLLKMVGKRKRLLNYLKKKDYAKYSKLISDLNLRDK, encoded by the coding sequence ATGGCTTTGGATTCGGCTAAAAAGTCGCAAATTATCTCTAAATTTGCTAGAAAAGAAAAGGACACAGGTTCTACTGAGGTTCAAGTAGCCTTGCTTAGTGCTAGGATTTCTGAGCTAACAGAGCATTTAAAGGTTTTTAAAAAGGACTTTTCATCTCGTTTGGGTCTTTTAAAAATGGTAGGTAAGAGAAAAAGATTGCTAAACTACCTAAAGAAAAAAGACTATGCAAAATACTCTAAGCTTATAAGTGATTTAAACTTAAGAGATAAATAA
- a CDS encoding autotransporter outer membrane beta-barrel domain-containing protein, giving the protein MLSLKKTALLLSLSACMALAVDTEIVYSKNGRPIFELNFYNQGESSSFAGEISTSPYTLNQAQRKEILRATQFWANILGDRATNLEPLKFVVHTSPMKNNAFAASYDMFWEGNNALFADMLYNNLSKEEFDQGLVEATGLSYDDVKYTGIIGMGISDWYIAPNPSTLPTNGNQFSIFGTFTHEIMHALGVGASAKQVNGNFMFETSNAFTRHLQDYKGVMASKDIAIIDSKSQADANNYFVVDRNTNLATQSNTIKSLSTSQGHAYFVGDNVLEVIKNARLGFDGVNAVPINGWEGDGADISHIELDNSLMSHQQWRNYNFYMEAELAILQDIGYDFDRKQYYGDSIYESNLLDWQSTQGFNDRNEEGTAYIANTYNKSDYGVGLHIYGRFNTATQNHDILSQGIAASGIRVDGSNNTLNVNSKIHTIGAFSNALLVAYGKEHNINLNSGSELIANGIGVHINFGDNALGNNTEYRGSYMLSGASITSTVKDNLMQIFNLNGALVSNLNVKQGSYIEGSEAAIYIANNAFVENINIENGATIKGDIISLWDPNNERLKADDMNKYFTEVNFGTTPTSTPSARASNLLASTSLNFDPNKVVFDGNILGYDSLKLNINTDFNTEKSIEVYDLSLNSSASLGVDSIVEVKNNFTQTSSSTLQAPINSEGKLNIFVGGNANLSGNLEFFLGKDFYNTSSIALNKAELIDGKTTSFANVSFANDADFSKFLNISYDEASSTININRDYSSLAKNTSISNSLVSLALNSSPNADVSSLFTELDFLTDEARATQALDELSSKVYLDAAKASLDFQKDINDKLVFDLYSKDVFKDDEWISTIYTFGTYNSVREDKDFSSYKSYGGGVNAKVTKSFNDTLDLGFNLILNASNYDFKRNTATLKSRGAYLGAFANVDLNNLFIFASLRAGMQNDSMNRVLNINTFSDTFKSSYNAFTTSELLGLGTNFNLSETFTLAPLAYIEHNSLSTPSIKEQGGASSLNIDKNTYHSLSSFLGLKLSYDKDFTNGYGLGLSLLGGYNHFFLDNLDNEASYINDTSNVKFSSKNYVKDKDSLRVQSAIDFTHDNFYSRVLFQSDIKRNIDFSTRLEYGIRF; this is encoded by the coding sequence ATGCTTAGTCTTAAAAAAACTGCCCTACTTTTAAGTTTAAGTGCCTGTATGGCTTTAGCTGTAGATACTGAGATAGTTTATAGTAAAAATGGTCGTCCTATATTTGAGTTAAATTTTTATAATCAGGGAGAAAGCTCTAGTTTTGCTGGAGAAATATCTACATCTCCTTACACCCTAAATCAAGCTCAAAGAAAAGAAATCTTAAGAGCTACTCAGTTTTGGGCTAATATACTTGGAGATAGGGCTACAAATTTAGAGCCTTTGAAATTTGTAGTGCATACTTCGCCTATGAAAAACAATGCATTTGCTGCTTCTTATGATATGTTTTGGGAAGGAAATAATGCCTTATTTGCTGATATGCTTTACAATAATCTTAGTAAAGAGGAATTTGATCAAGGATTAGTTGAAGCAACTGGTCTTAGCTACGATGATGTTAAATATACAGGTATCATAGGAATGGGTATATCAGATTGGTATATAGCACCTAATCCTAGCACCTTACCTACGAATGGAAATCAGTTTAGTATCTTTGGAACCTTTACTCATGAAATAATGCATGCTCTTGGAGTAGGTGCTTCAGCAAAGCAAGTTAATGGTAATTTTATGTTTGAAACTTCAAACGCATTTACAAGACATCTGCAAGATTATAAAGGAGTAATGGCAAGTAAGGATATAGCAATAATTGACAGTAAAAGCCAAGCTGATGCAAATAATTATTTTGTAGTAGATAGAAATACTAATCTTGCTACTCAAAGCAACACTATAAAAAGCTTAAGCACTTCACAAGGACATGCTTATTTTGTAGGAGATAATGTTTTAGAGGTTATAAAGAATGCAAGGCTTGGCTTTGATGGTGTAAATGCAGTGCCTATAAATGGCTGGGAAGGTGATGGAGCAGATATTTCTCACATAGAACTAGATAATTCACTTATGTCTCATCAACAATGGAGAAATTATAATTTTTATATGGAAGCTGAACTAGCCATACTTCAAGATATAGGCTATGATTTTGATAGAAAGCAATACTATGGGGATTCTATATATGAAAGTAATCTTTTAGACTGGCAAAGCACGCAAGGCTTTAATGATAGAAATGAGGAAGGCACTGCATACATAGCAAATACTTATAATAAAAGTGATTATGGTGTGGGCTTACATATCTATGGTAGGTTTAATACAGCTACGCAAAATCACGATATCTTATCTCAAGGAATTGCAGCCTCTGGTATAAGAGTAGATGGTTCTAATAATACCTTAAATGTAAATTCTAAAATTCATACCATAGGAGCTTTTTCAAATGCTTTATTAGTAGCTTATGGAAAAGAGCATAATATAAATTTAAACTCAGGCTCTGAATTGATAGCTAATGGTATAGGAGTGCATATAAATTTTGGAGATAATGCTCTTGGAAACAACACAGAGTATAGAGGCTCTTATATGCTAAGTGGGGCTTCTATCACTTCTACTGTAAAAGATAACTTAATGCAAATATTTAATCTAAATGGTGCCTTAGTATCAAATCTAAACGTAAAACAAGGCTCTTACATAGAAGGAAGTGAAGCAGCCATTTACATAGCTAACAATGCCTTTGTTGAAAACATAAATATAGAAAATGGAGCCACTATAAAAGGAGATATTATCTCACTTTGGGATCCTAATAATGAAAGATTAAAAGCAGATGATATGAATAAATATTTTACAGAAGTAAATTTCGGCACAACTCCTACAAGCACTCCTAGTGCAAGAGCTTCAAATTTACTAGCCTCTACATCTTTAAATTTTGATCCTAATAAAGTAGTCTTTGATGGAAATATCTTAGGCTATGATAGCTTGAAACTAAATATAAATACAGATTTTAATACAGAAAAGTCTATAGAAGTGTATGATCTTTCTCTTAATAGCTCTGCAAGTTTAGGAGTAGATTCTATAGTAGAAGTAAAGAATAATTTTACTCAAACAAGTTCTTCAACCTTACAAGCTCCTATAAATAGTGAGGGTAAATTAAATATCTTTGTAGGTGGAAATGCAAATCTTTCTGGTAATTTAGAATTCTTTTTAGGAAAAGACTTTTATAATACTTCTAGTATAGCTCTTAATAAAGCTGAGTTAATAGATGGAAAAACTACAAGCTTTGCTAATGTAAGCTTTGCTAATGATGCTGATTTTTCTAAGTTTTTAAACATAAGCTATGATGAGGCAAGTAGCACTATTAATATAAATAGGGATTATTCAAGTCTAGCTAAAAATACTTCTATCTCAAATTCACTTGTTTCATTAGCTTTAAATTCAAGTCCTAATGCTGATGTATCATCTTTATTTACAGAGCTTGATTTCTTAACAGATGAAGCTAGAGCTACACAAGCTTTAGATGAACTTAGCTCAAAAGTTTATTTAGATGCAGCTAAGGCTAGTTTAGACTTTCAAAAGGATATAAATGATAAATTAGTATTTGATTTATACTCTAAGGATGTATTTAAAGACGATGAGTGGATAAGCACTATATATACTTTTGGAACTTATAATTCTGTCAGAGAGGATAAAGACTTTTCATCTTATAAATCTTATGGTGGAGGAGTAAATGCAAAAGTAACAAAGTCATTTAATGATACTTTAGATCTAGGATTTAACTTGATCTTAAATGCTAGTAATTATGATTTTAAAAGAAATACTGCTACTTTGAAAAGTAGAGGAGCTTATCTTGGTGCTTTTGCTAATGTAGATTTAAATAACTTATTTATCTTTGCCTCTTTAAGAGCTGGTATGCAAAATGATAGTATGAATAGAGTATTAAACATAAATACATTTTCTGATACTTTTAAATCAAGCTATAATGCTTTTACTACAAGTGAGCTTTTAGGTTTAGGAACTAATTTTAATCTAAGTGAAACTTTTACCTTAGCTCCTTTAGCTTATATAGAGCATAATAGCTTAAGCACTCCTAGTATAAAAGAACAAGGTGGGGCATCTTCTTTAAATATAGATAAAAATACTTATCACAGTTTATCCTCTTTTCTTGGTTTAAAACTAAGCTATGATAAAGACTTTACTAATGGATATGGTTTAGGCTTATCTTTACTTGGTGGGTATAATCACTTTTTCTTAGATAATCTTGACAACGAAGCTTCTTATATAAACGATACTTCAAATGTTAAATTTTCTTCTAAAAACTATGTAAAAGATAAAGACTCTCTTAGAGTGCAAAGTGCTATTGATTTTACTCATGATAATTTTTATTCAAGGGTATTATTTCAAAGTGATATAAAAAGAAATATAGACTTTAGCACAAGATTAGAATATGGAATTAGATTTTAA
- a CDS encoding sulfite exporter TauE/SafE family protein codes for MDFEILYILCIFIGILSGMASGIFGLGGGIIIVPALLSFGLSSHVAVAMSALQMIFASSFGSYLNYKKKNLDLKDGIFVGLGGLFGASFSGELIKLLSDTSLNALFLCVNIIFFVKFIFSFKTEARKSQRSENFKKFILFCAGAITGLFAISLGIGGGLLITPILAYFLGYDTKKTVCISLFFIIFASLAGSFSFFRQGYISEEVLIGGILIGLSSMLGVFLGIKLMEKMQLKSHRNALALVYIASICMTANALLKKLELY; via the coding sequence TTGGATTTTGAAATTTTATATATACTTTGTATCTTTATAGGCATACTTTCTGGTATGGCTTCTGGTATCTTTGGGCTTGGAGGGGGTATAATCATAGTGCCAGCCCTGCTAAGTTTTGGTCTAAGCTCTCATGTTGCCGTTGCTATGTCAGCCTTGCAAATGATCTTTGCCTCGTCTTTTGGCTCTTATTTAAACTATAAAAAAAAGAATTTAGATCTAAAAGATGGGATTTTTGTAGGGCTTGGAGGACTTTTTGGAGCAAGTTTTAGTGGAGAGCTTATAAAACTGCTTTCAGATACTAGCTTAAACGCCTTGTTTTTATGCGTAAATATCATCTTTTTTGTAAAATTTATCTTTAGCTTTAAAACAGAGGCTAGAAAGAGTCAAAGAAGTGAGAATTTTAAAAAATTTATCTTATTTTGTGCTGGGGCTATAACGGGTCTTTTTGCCATCTCTCTTGGCATAGGAGGAGGACTTTTGATAACTCCTATACTTGCGTATTTTCTTGGCTATGATACAAAAAAAACGGTGTGTATATCTTTATTTTTCATAATCTTTGCTTCCTTGGCTGGAAGTTTTTCTTTCTTTAGACAAGGTTATATAAGTGAGGAGGTTTTAATAGGTGGAATTTTAATAGGACTTTCATCTATGCTAGGAGTTTTTTTAGGCATAAAATTAATGGAAAAAATGCAGTTAAAATCCCATAGAAACGCCCTAGCCCTTGTTTATATAGCAAGTATTTGT
- a CDS encoding DHH family phosphoesterase: MNLYHLSHTDLDGYACQFVSNFYFKNCYFYNSNYGKEINDNFSMILDRIDESLKLDSEVCSIVLISDLNLSLSQCESFEEALSKRSNAKIFLLDHHQSGQACAEKYAWYFLDSSRCATKIVYDFFSKMFFQNENLAKFVDVVNAIDIWLKDDTNFELGKVLLSMVSNAKELNRVLFPQKNTEYMFFLLSKAQTFVGKDKAHILFEDSLHFLKKEFFKDEENNTLGNLLSIYVVKILNENKEYFTLKYKEYKFLLTYNIGNVSVIGNDFLTLNKDYDFFLDVNSKKTLSFRSNNKVDVSLIAQTLVGGGGHKNASGGFFAAFKDSSDYSFIKNQILDLIKSKEEKSGE; this comes from the coding sequence GTGAATTTATATCATCTTTCTCATACTGATTTAGACGGCTATGCTTGCCAATTTGTGAGTAATTTTTATTTTAAGAACTGTTATTTTTACAACTCAAATTACGGTAAAGAAATAAATGATAATTTTTCTATGATTTTAGATAGGATAGATGAGTCTTTAAAGCTTGATAGCGAGGTTTGCTCTATAGTTTTGATAAGCGATTTAAATTTAAGCTTAAGTCAGTGCGAGTCTTTTGAGGAAGCTCTTTCAAAAAGAAGCAATGCTAAGATTTTCTTGCTAGACCATCATCAAAGCGGACAGGCTTGTGCTGAAAAATATGCTTGGTATTTTTTAGATAGCTCAAGGTGTGCTACTAAGATAGTGTATGATTTTTTTTCAAAGATGTTTTTTCAAAATGAGAATTTGGCTAAATTTGTTGATGTCGTAAATGCCATTGATATTTGGCTAAAAGATGACACAAATTTCGAGCTTGGCAAAGTTTTACTATCTATGGTTTCAAATGCTAAGGAGCTAAATAGGGTTTTATTTCCTCAAAAAAACACAGAATACATGTTTTTTTTGCTAAGCAAGGCGCAAACCTTTGTTGGCAAGGATAAGGCTCATATATTGTTTGAGGATTCTTTGCATTTTTTGAAAAAAGAATTTTTTAAAGATGAGGAAAATAACACTCTTGGGAATTTGTTATCAATATATGTGGTGAAAATTTTAAATGAAAATAAAGAATATTTCACTCTAAAATATAAAGAATACAAATTTTTACTTACATATAATATAGGCAATGTCTCTGTTATAGGAAATGATTTTTTGACCTTAAACAAGGATTATGATTTTTTTCTTGATGTAAATTCTAAAAAAACCCTAAGTTTTAGGTCAAATAACAAGGTGGATGTAAGTTTAATCGCGCAGACTTTGGTTGGCGGAGGAGGGCACAAAAATGCTAGTGGAGGCTTTTTCGCAGCTTTTAAGGATAGTAGCGATTATAGCTTTATAAAAAATCAAATTCTAGATTTAATTAAGAGTAAAGAGGAAAAAAGCGGTGAATAA
- the flhA gene encoding flagellar biosynthesis protein FlhA — translation MARRKIFDLVAPYLGPLIAPVIKAKSLTIVGFIACILAVIIVPLPAAILDFFLALSIAIAVLIILISIYIPKPTDLTTFPTLILIITLFRLALNIATTRMILSEGQNGPAAVSEIIASFGEFVVGGNYVIGVIVFSILVLINFMVVTKGSTRVSEVQARFTLDAMPGKQMAIDADLNAGLIDENTARTRRQEIIAEANFYGAMDGSSKFIKGDAVAGIIITIINIIGGFSIGYFQHDMPLADCAATYTILTIGDGLVSQIPGLIVATATAIIITRASKDEDNFAEGTLNQLLSEYRTLLIVGFILFIFALVPGLPTLSLGFMALVFLGLGYLTKQVREGKIDLTQPLRKKDIAASQQAAAAKAPPKKKSEEEIIREEEGRINDILKLEVLELELGYGLIRLAESELTERIRSMRRSIAQSLGFLMPKIRIRDNLQLKPNEYNFKLKGVVIGSSEVYPDKYLAMDSGFITEEVEGIATKEPAFNSDALWIDANLKDEATINGYIVIDPASVISTHMSELIKANAAELLTRQEVQNMLDKLQKDYPAVIEDLLKITTVGVIQRVLRNLLKNSIPIKDMISILEALMDISEVTKNFDMIIEHVRASLARVITNLYIDEKGILSIYILDSAASAKLMDSLQLRDGNYHLMINVAQTGAIVEALRSEVAAVSSTRIKPFVLCVEPQLRKFIADICSNFNLKIVVLSFAEIAEHTNFETEGVIKIEL, via the coding sequence ATGGCAAGACGAAAAATATTTGATCTTGTAGCACCATATCTAGGTCCTTTAATAGCACCTGTTATAAAGGCCAAGTCTTTAACTATAGTTGGCTTTATAGCTTGTATCTTAGCTGTTATTATAGTGCCTTTGCCGGCTGCTATACTAGACTTTTTCTTGGCTTTAAGCATAGCCATTGCAGTTTTGATTATATTAATTTCTATTTACATACCAAAGCCAACAGATTTGACAACCTTTCCTACTTTAATCCTCATAATTACGCTTTTTAGACTAGCGCTAAATATAGCCACTACGCGTATGATTTTAAGTGAGGGGCAAAATGGGCCTGCTGCTGTGAGCGAAATCATAGCTTCTTTTGGAGAATTCGTAGTTGGCGGTAATTATGTCATTGGTGTCATAGTTTTTTCCATACTTGTTTTGATAAATTTCATGGTTGTTACAAAGGGAAGTACCAGGGTTTCTGAAGTGCAAGCAAGATTTACCCTTGATGCAATGCCTGGTAAGCAAATGGCGATAGACGCGGACTTAAACGCTGGTTTGATAGATGAAAACACGGCAAGAACAAGAAGACAAGAAATCATTGCTGAGGCAAATTTCTACGGAGCCATGGACGGTTCATCTAAATTCATAAAAGGCGACGCAGTAGCCGGTATCATCATCACTATTATAAATATAATAGGCGGTTTTTCCATAGGATATTTTCAGCACGATATGCCTTTGGCCGACTGTGCTGCTACTTACACTATACTAACCATAGGGGATGGGCTTGTATCGCAAATTCCAGGTCTTATCGTAGCCACAGCAACAGCTATCATCATAACAAGGGCTAGTAAAGATGAGGATAACTTCGCAGAAGGTACACTAAATCAACTTTTAAGCGAGTATAGAACTCTTTTAATAGTTGGTTTTATACTTTTTATCTTTGCTTTGGTGCCAGGGCTTCCAACACTTTCGCTAGGCTTTATGGCTCTTGTGTTTTTAGGGCTTGGCTATCTTACAAAGCAAGTAAGAGAGGGTAAGATAGATTTAACCCAGCCTCTTAGAAAAAAAGATATCGCCGCCTCACAACAAGCAGCTGCTGCTAAAGCACCTCCTAAAAAGAAAAGCGAAGAGGAGATTATAAGAGAGGAAGAGGGCAGGATAAATGATATATTAAAACTTGAGGTTTTAGAGCTTGAGCTTGGATATGGTCTTATAAGACTTGCAGAAAGTGAGCTAACCGAAAGAATTCGCTCTATGAGACGAAGCATAGCTCAAAGCCTTGGCTTTTTAATGCCTAAGATTAGGATAAGAGATAATTTGCAGCTTAAGCCAAATGAGTATAATTTCAAGCTAAAAGGCGTGGTTATAGGTAGTAGCGAGGTGTATCCTGATAAATATTTGGCTATGGATAGCGGTTTTATAACCGAAGAGGTGGAAGGAATTGCTACAAAAGAGCCAGCTTTTAACTCAGATGCCTTGTGGATAGATGCAAATTTAAAAGATGAGGCTACTATAAATGGTTATATAGTTATCGACCCTGCTAGCGTCATATCAACTCACATGAGCGAGCTTATAAAGGCTAATGCAGCCGAGCTTCTAACAAGGCAAGAGGTTCAAAACATGCTAGATAAGCTTCAGAAAGACTATCCAGCGGTGATTGAGGATTTACTAAAAATAACCACTGTTGGCGTTATACAAAGGGTGCTTAGAAATTTACTTAAAAACTCAATTCCTATTAAAGATATGATAAGCATACTTGAAGCACTTATGGACATATCAGAGGTTACTAAGAATTTTGATATGATTATAGAGCACGTAAGGGCGTCGCTTGCTAGGGTTATTACGAATTTATATATAGATGAAAAGGGAATTTTAAGCATATATATACTTGATTCAGCGGCTTCGGCAAAGCTTATGGATAGCTTGCAGCTTAGGGATGGAAATTATCATTTAATGATAAATGTAGCTCAAACAGGAGCCATAGTAGAAGCTCTTAGAAGCGAAGTGGCGGCGGTTTCAAGCACCAGAATAAAGCCTTTCGTGCTTTGTGTTGAGCCTCAGCTTAGAAAATTCATAGCTGATATTTGTTCAAATTTCAACCTAAAAATAGTAGTTTTAAGCTTTGCAGAGATAGCAGAGCACACAAATTTCGAAACAGAAGGGGTAATAAAAATTGAATTATAA
- the grpE gene encoding nucleotide exchange factor GrpE, with protein sequence MDKDENLEQEKKEEQSELSEEKEESLGELELLRAENADLKDRYARANADFENIKKRMQREKEQMIAFANEGFARDLLDVVDTLEAALNVEASDELSTKIKEGVKNTLDLLLKKLKNHGVELIEAKEGDEFNPELHEAMFYAENENFKANELTQILQKGYKLRDRILRHTKVSVAK encoded by the coding sequence GTGGATAAAGATGAAAATTTAGAACAAGAAAAGAAAGAAGAGCAAAGCGAACTCAGCGAGGAAAAAGAAGAAAGCCTAGGTGAGCTAGAGCTTTTAAGGGCTGAAAATGCTGACTTAAAGGACAGATACGCTAGGGCAAATGCTGACTTTGAAAATATTAAAAAAAGAATGCAAAGGGAAAAAGAACAGATGATAGCCTTTGCAAACGAAGGGTTTGCTAGGGATTTGCTAGATGTTGTAGATACTCTAGAAGCAGCCCTTAATGTAGAAGCAAGTGATGAGTTAAGCACTAAGATAAAAGAAGGTGTTAAAAACACTCTTGATTTACTTCTTAAAAAGCTTAAAAATCACGGTGTCGAGCTTATAGAGGCAAAGGAAGGAGATGAGTTTAATCCAGAGCTTCACGAAGCTATGTTTTACGCAGAAAATGAAAATTTTAAGGCAAATGAGCTAACTCAAATTCTACAAAAAGGCTATAAGCTAAGAGATAGAATTTTAAGACACACAAAAGTAAGTGTGGCAAAATAA
- a CDS encoding Rrf2 family transcriptional regulator: MLFTKASEYALLALIYIADKKEPQDVETMAEKLDISRSFLAKILQVLARDGLLISYKGAKGGFLLSKDAKEYTLEEIVNSAERKQVSVFECSRGVCPSNNVKCLMLPVLVDLQNKMNEYLSNITLFDVINKKS; the protein is encoded by the coding sequence ATGCTTTTTACTAAAGCTAGTGAATACGCACTACTTGCTTTGATTTATATAGCAGATAAAAAAGAACCGCAAGATGTTGAAACTATGGCCGAAAAGCTTGATATATCAAGGTCTTTTCTCGCTAAAATTTTGCAAGTTTTGGCAAGAGATGGTTTATTAATATCTTACAAGGGGGCAAAAGGCGGCTTCTTGCTCAGCAAAGACGCTAAGGAATACACCTTAGAAGAGATTGTAAACAGTGCTGAAAGAAAGCAGGTGAGTGTATTTGAATGCTCTAGAGGGGTTTGTCCTAGTAATAATGTTAAGTGTCTTATGTTGCCTGTCTTGGTTGATTTGCAAAATAAGATGAACGAATACCTATCAAATATCACACTTTTTGATGTAATTAATAAAAAAAGCTAA